In Halanaeroarchaeum sp. HSR-CO, one DNA window encodes the following:
- a CDS encoding DUF2150 family protein, giving the protein MSTPEEEFYSEERWENWLDRLRDEEIDPEEEDSARLLLNLQDDVAIAVAKILTAYDDGDIDQETALEELADIREVVLAEPEIENEDTLILVDGVQTSLVCVFFSAEQYLAEGVATDGSIDEYVEAAAASEADEDLDRALGLAAAAGTRIIDGDELDISVTEEFEYGLVTEWVNGLDSLQTALADPEVIDEEE; this is encoded by the coding sequence ATGAGTACGCCCGAGGAAGAGTTCTACTCCGAAGAACGCTGGGAGAACTGGCTGGACCGCCTCCGCGACGAGGAGATCGACCCCGAGGAGGAGGACTCCGCCCGCCTCCTGTTGAACCTCCAGGACGACGTCGCCATCGCCGTCGCGAAGATCCTGACCGCCTACGACGACGGCGACATCGACCAGGAGACGGCACTCGAGGAGCTGGCCGACATCCGCGAGGTCGTCCTCGCCGAACCCGAGATCGAGAACGAGGACACGCTCATCCTCGTCGACGGCGTCCAGACGAGTCTCGTCTGTGTCTTCTTCAGTGCCGAGCAGTACCTCGCCGAGGGCGTCGCGACCGATGGCAGCATCGACGAGTACGTCGAGGCCGCCGCCGCGTCGGAGGCCGACGAGGACCTCGACCGGGCACTCGGGCTCGCGGCCGCCGCCGGCACCCGCATCATCGACGGCGACGAACTCGACATCTCGGTCACCGAGGAGTTCGAGTACGGCCTCGTCACGGAGTGGGTCAACGGGCTGGACAGCCTGCAGACGGCCCTGGCGGATCCCGAAGTCATCGACGAAGAGGAGTAG
- a CDS encoding AbrB/MazE/SpoVT family DNA-binding domain-containing protein, with amino-acid sequence MTETTVDDRGRLTLPKEIRRRFGDRYYVVELHDGIKLLPLEEDPLAALRDEFDDVERSAAELRREGRTVALDEAGR; translated from the coding sequence ATGACCGAGACGACTGTGGACGATCGGGGTCGACTGACACTTCCGAAGGAGATACGGCGCCGCTTCGGGGACCGATACTACGTCGTCGAACTTCACGACGGGATCAAATTGCTTCCACTCGAGGAGGACCCACTCGCCGCACTCAGGGACGAGTTCGATGACGTCGAGCGAAGCGCCGCTGAACTCCGGAGAGAAGGCCGGACCGTGGCACTCGACGAGGCGGGACGATAG
- a CDS encoding PIN domain-containing protein produces MYVETDFLLALFKDEDWLGRAAETVYRDHRDELWTSQFTLIELLLVAYREERDAERVVANASNLVEVRGDVDTVVAAATYVEDHGFTPFDALHLIESDGDTIVSSDEAYEEYAERLDLQSVDQS; encoded by the coding sequence ATGTACGTGGAGACCGACTTCCTGCTCGCACTCTTCAAGGACGAAGATTGGCTCGGCCGAGCGGCTGAAACGGTCTATCGAGACCATCGTGACGAACTGTGGACGTCACAGTTCACCCTGATCGAACTGTTGCTCGTGGCGTACCGTGAGGAGAGAGACGCCGAACGCGTCGTCGCGAACGCGTCGAACCTCGTGGAGGTCCGTGGAGACGTGGACACGGTCGTCGCCGCGGCCACCTACGTCGAAGACCATGGGTTCACACCGTTCGACGCCCTCCACCTGATCGAGTCCGACGGCGATACGATCGTCTCCAGCGACGAAGCGTACGAGGAGTACGCCGAGCGTCTCGATCTGCAGTCCGTCGATCAGTCGTAG
- a CDS encoding type IV pilin N-terminal domain-containing protein, with translation MTRDRGQSETLGAILLVAITVIAISTVAGALFTANTPSEHPNARIEATADGTNLSVEHRAGQPIHEDDFEIVLQDTGTTMAGTDGEPDEALSDADAYFEPGEVWIFEAGYTIADGEDVLLIYTGEDRVLLDETGVGFQVTVTTADSTTTTTEGTSEPTSTATPTTTTATTTTTTPTTTTTTTTAPNDPPNANAGGPYTVEKKGEISLDGAGSEDPDGSIETYAWEIVTEGGNVGSLSGADTATPTYSAPNGNVPDGVTVRLIVTDNDGATDTETESITVQVGRG, from the coding sequence GTGACACGGGACCGTGGACAGTCGGAGACGCTCGGCGCGATCCTCCTGGTGGCGATCACCGTGATCGCCATCTCGACGGTCGCCGGCGCACTGTTCACGGCGAATACGCCCAGCGAGCACCCGAACGCCCGCATCGAGGCGACTGCGGACGGGACGAACCTCTCCGTCGAACACCGGGCCGGGCAACCGATCCACGAGGACGACTTCGAAATCGTGTTGCAGGACACGGGGACGACGATGGCTGGAACGGACGGTGAACCGGACGAGGCCCTGAGCGACGCGGATGCGTATTTCGAACCGGGAGAGGTCTGGATCTTCGAGGCGGGGTATACGATAGCCGATGGGGAGGACGTTCTGCTGATCTACACGGGCGAGGACCGGGTGCTTCTCGACGAGACGGGGGTGGGTTTCCAGGTGACTGTGACCACGGCAGACAGCACCACGACGACCACGGAAGGAACGAGTGAGCCAACGTCGACCGCGACGCCAACCACCACAACAGCGACTACTACGACCACGACGCCCACAACCACCACAACGACCACCACTGCCCCAAATGACCCACCGAATGCAAATGCGGGAGGACCATACACTGTCGAGAAGAAAGGGGAGATATCCCTCGATGGGGCCGGTAGTGAAGATCCAGATGGTTCAATCGAAACCTATGCCTGGGAAATAGTTACCGAGGGTGGCAACGTTGGATCGCTTTCGGGAGCGGATACGGCGACACCGACGTATTCCGCCCCGAATGGCAACGTTCCAGATGGGGTGACGGTGCGGTTGATCGTGACTGATAACGATGGAGCAACCGACACGGAAACGGAATCAATTACGGTCCAGGTAGGGCGGGGGTAA
- a CDS encoding NADP-dependent malic enzyme, with translation MGLDEDSLEYHEREPPGKIEISTTKPANTQRDLSLAYSPGVAEPCRRIADNPDDAYKYTAKGNLVGVISNGSAVLGLGDIGAQASKPVMEGKGVLFKRFADIDVFDIELDFEDADDMIEAIDAMEPTFGGINLEDIKAPECFEIEERLGERMDIPVFHDDQHGTAIISGAALLNAVDIADKNMEDLEIVFSGAGASAIATARFYVSLGVEKDNITMCDSSGIITEERAEAGDVNEFKQEFAQDVPEGDLADAMEGTDVFVGLSVGGIVSQDMVRSMAEDPMVFAMANPDPEISYEDAKAARDDTVIMATGRSDYPNQVNNVLGFPFIFRGALDVRATDINEEMKIAAAEALAELARQDVPDAVVKAYGDQPLQFGPDYIIPKPVDPRVLFQVAPAIAEAAIDSGVARIDLDLDEYAERLEARLGKSREMMRIMINKAKSDPKRVALAEGDDEKMIRAAYQMQEEGIAEPVLIGDAATIERRIGTLGLDYDPEIVDPTAGEHPEYAERLHQLRKRKGVTLNEAESLLETDPNYLGSVMVESDDADAMLTGLTHHYPSALRPPLEVIGTAPDAEYAAGVYMLTIDNQVVFVADATVNQDPGTEELTEIARHTAELARDFNVDPRVAMLSYSNFGSVENEGTRKVSEAARDLREDDAIDFPVDGEMQADTAIVEDILTGTYDFADLEEPANVLIFPNLEAGNIGYKLLQRLGGAEAIGPMLVGMDKPVHVLQRGDEVKDIVNLATVAVVDAQEE, from the coding sequence ATGGGACTCGACGAGGATTCACTGGAGTATCACGAACGAGAGCCGCCGGGAAAGATCGAGATTTCGACGACGAAACCGGCGAACACACAGCGAGATCTGAGCCTGGCGTACTCGCCGGGCGTCGCGGAGCCGTGCCGGCGTATCGCCGACAATCCGGACGACGCATACAAGTACACGGCCAAGGGGAATCTGGTGGGCGTCATCTCCAACGGCAGCGCCGTCCTCGGCCTCGGTGACATCGGCGCACAGGCCTCCAAACCGGTCATGGAGGGCAAGGGCGTCCTGTTCAAGCGGTTCGCTGACATCGACGTCTTCGACATCGAACTCGACTTCGAGGACGCCGACGACATGATCGAGGCCATCGACGCGATGGAGCCGACCTTCGGCGGCATCAACCTCGAGGACATCAAGGCGCCGGAGTGTTTCGAGATCGAAGAGCGACTCGGCGAGCGCATGGACATCCCGGTGTTCCACGACGACCAGCACGGGACGGCCATCATCAGCGGTGCCGCGTTGCTCAACGCCGTCGACATCGCCGACAAGAACATGGAGGACCTCGAGATCGTCTTCTCGGGGGCCGGTGCCTCGGCGATCGCCACGGCTCGATTCTACGTCTCGCTTGGCGTCGAGAAGGACAACATCACCATGTGTGACTCCTCGGGCATCATCACCGAGGAACGCGCCGAGGCGGGCGACGTCAACGAGTTCAAACAGGAGTTCGCCCAGGACGTCCCCGAGGGCGACCTCGCGGACGCCATGGAGGGGACCGACGTCTTCGTCGGCCTCTCCGTCGGCGGCATCGTCTCACAGGACATGGTCCGCTCGATGGCCGAGGACCCGATGGTCTTCGCCATGGCCAACCCGGACCCAGAGATCAGCTACGAGGACGCGAAGGCCGCCCGCGACGACACGGTCATCATGGCGACGGGACGCTCCGATTATCCCAACCAGGTCAACAACGTTCTCGGGTTCCCCTTCATCTTCCGTGGTGCCCTCGACGTGCGCGCGACGGACATCAACGAGGAGATGAAGATCGCGGCAGCCGAGGCCCTCGCGGAGCTCGCCCGCCAGGACGTCCCCGACGCGGTCGTCAAGGCCTACGGCGACCAGCCCCTGCAGTTCGGCCCGGATTACATCATCCCGAAGCCGGTCGACCCACGAGTCCTCTTCCAGGTAGCCCCCGCCATCGCGGAAGCGGCGATCGATTCCGGCGTCGCTCGCATCGACCTCGACCTCGATGAGTACGCCGAACGCCTCGAAGCGCGCCTGGGCAAGTCCCGCGAGATGATGCGTATCATGATCAACAAGGCGAAAAGCGACCCGAAGCGGGTCGCACTCGCCGAGGGCGACGACGAGAAGATGATTCGGGCCGCCTATCAGATGCAAGAAGAGGGCATCGCCGAACCCGTGCTCATCGGCGATGCTGCCACCATCGAACGGCGAATCGGAACCCTGGGTCTCGATTACGATCCCGAGATCGTCGACCCGACCGCCGGCGAACACCCGGAGTACGCCGAGCGGCTCCACCAACTGCGCAAGCGCAAAGGTGTGACCCTCAACGAGGCCGAGTCGCTTCTCGAAACGGACCCCAACTATCTGGGGAGTGTCATGGTCGAATCCGACGACGCCGACGCAATGCTGACGGGACTCACCCATCACTATCCGTCCGCACTACGGCCGCCGCTCGAAGTCATCGGTACGGCCCCGGACGCCGAATACGCCGCAGGCGTCTACATGCTGACCATCGACAACCAGGTCGTCTTCGTCGCCGACGCCACGGTCAACCAGGATCCCGGAACCGAGGAACTTACGGAGATAGCGCGTCACACCGCCGAACTCGCGCGAGACTTCAACGTCGATCCGCGGGTCGCCATGCTCTCGTACTCCAACTTCGGAAGCGTCGAGAACGAAGGCACGCGGAAGGTCAGCGAAGCGGCTCGCGACCTCCGCGAGGACGACGCCATCGACTTCCCCGTCGACGGTGAGATGCAGGCGGACACCGCCATCGTCGAGGACATCCTCACCGGTACCTACGACTTCGCCGACCTCGAGGAACCGGCGAACGTCCTCATCTTCCCGAACCTCGAGGCTGGCAACATCGGTTACAAGCTCCTCCAGCGGCTCGGCGGCGCGGAGGCCATCGGCCCGATGCTGGTCGGCATGGACAAACCGGTCCACGTCCTCCAGCGAGGCGACGAGGTCAAGGACATCGTGAACCTGGCGACGGTCGCCGTCGTCGACGCGCAAGAAGAGTAA
- the hmgB gene encoding hydroxymethylglutaryl-CoA synthase yields the protein MTKVGIDAIEVWSGKLRFDLPEEFAPVKGEDPAKYTKGLGLFASSFPDAYEDIVTMGANAAYRLMDRKDIAPEEVGRIDVATESSFDKSKPISTYVAGALEQVFDGNFTHANKGERKFACLSGTQALDDALNWILAGRNRGRGGLVITTDTALYERGDAGEATQGAGAVAMYVTEDPDLLELSSTQGIGSLDETDFLKPNQQFPSVDGKRSMQVYLARMREALEDFESVAGRTHPDDYRFIPFHTPFPGMVRKAARLGFRHMIRDTEIEEELADEIGRQPREEDYDDRDAYEEDILSYMEELTETEAYQEWYDRVIDPTLYISENVGNWYTSSVHIARVSALMHALEADIDLAGEKFLVGSYGSGAQAEIHEETILPGWKDEIRQNNVDEQLEARHDIDFGEYELVHDQHNLKKESELEPFTTPEGEFVFDGWGPMNERKYTYVE from the coding sequence ATGACAAAGGTTGGCATCGACGCCATCGAGGTCTGGTCCGGAAAACTCCGATTCGACCTGCCGGAGGAGTTCGCCCCCGTGAAGGGCGAGGACCCGGCGAAGTACACCAAGGGACTCGGCCTCTTCGCGTCCTCCTTCCCCGACGCCTACGAGGACATCGTCACGATGGGCGCCAACGCGGCCTATCGACTCATGGACCGCAAGGACATCGCCCCCGAGGAGGTCGGTCGCATCGACGTCGCGACCGAGAGTTCCTTCGATAAGTCCAAACCCATCTCGACGTACGTCGCCGGCGCGCTCGAACAGGTCTTCGACGGCAACTTCACCCACGCCAATAAGGGCGAGCGGAAGTTCGCCTGTCTCTCGGGGACCCAAGCCCTCGACGACGCGCTCAACTGGATCCTGGCCGGGCGGAACCGCGGGCGCGGCGGCCTCGTCATCACGACGGACACCGCACTCTACGAGCGTGGAGACGCCGGCGAGGCGACCCAGGGCGCTGGCGCGGTCGCGATGTACGTGACCGAGGATCCGGACCTGCTGGAGTTGAGTTCCACGCAGGGTATCGGGTCGCTGGACGAGACGGACTTCCTCAAACCGAACCAGCAGTTCCCGAGCGTCGACGGCAAGCGCTCGATGCAGGTGTACCTCGCACGCATGCGCGAGGCACTGGAGGACTTCGAGAGCGTGGCCGGTCGCACCCACCCCGACGACTACCGCTTTATCCCGTTCCACACGCCGTTCCCGGGGATGGTCCGGAAGGCCGCCCGGCTCGGCTTCCGGCACATGATCCGCGATACGGAGATCGAGGAGGAACTCGCCGACGAGATCGGTCGCCAGCCCAGAGAGGAGGACTACGACGACCGGGACGCCTACGAGGAGGACATCCTGTCGTACATGGAAGAGCTCACGGAGACCGAGGCCTACCAGGAGTGGTACGACCGGGTCATCGATCCCACCCTCTACATCTCGGAGAACGTCGGCAACTGGTACACGAGTTCCGTGCACATCGCCCGGGTCAGCGCGCTCATGCACGCCCTCGAGGCGGACATCGACCTCGCCGGCGAGAAGTTCCTGGTGGGCTCCTACGGCAGCGGCGCGCAGGCCGAGATCCACGAAGAGACCATCCTCCCCGGCTGGAAAGACGAGATCCGGCAGAACAACGTCGACGAGCAACTCGAGGCGCGTCACGACATCGACTTCGGCGAGTACGAACTGGTCCACGACCAGCACAACCTCAAGAAGGAGAGCGAACTCGAGCCGTTCACCACTCCCGAGGGCGAGTTCGTCTTCGACGGCTGGGGCCCGATGAACGAGCGCAAGTACACCTACGTCGAGTGA
- a CDS encoding SagB/ThcOx family dehydrogenase, with protein MERTNAVELPPPVLDADTSVLGVMADRRSRRSLAGESLSLDDLGVLCWAAQGVSDEAEGFRTAPSAGATYPLSLVVVVGEDAVSRVDAGVYRYDPAEHGLRQTRAGDLQADLQEACLDQSWVGDAPVDLVLTARPERTARQYGDRGRERYVPIEVGHAGQNVYLAAEALGYGTVNVGAFDDEAVGDIAGVADDEYPMAVYPVGVPR; from the coding sequence ATGGAACGAACGAACGCGGTCGAGCTCCCACCACCCGTGCTGGATGCGGACACCTCGGTGTTGGGGGTGATGGCGGATCGGCGGTCTCGGCGGTCCCTCGCCGGGGAATCGCTCTCGCTCGACGACCTCGGAGTGCTCTGCTGGGCGGCACAGGGTGTCTCCGACGAGGCGGAGGGATTCCGTACCGCACCGAGCGCTGGCGCCACGTACCCCCTCTCGCTGGTCGTCGTGGTTGGTGAGGATGCCGTTTCGAGGGTCGACGCCGGCGTCTATCGCTACGACCCCGCCGAACACGGCCTTCGGCAGACACGGGCGGGTGACCTCCAGGCCGACCTGCAGGAGGCCTGTCTGGATCAGTCCTGGGTCGGCGACGCGCCGGTGGATCTGGTCCTGACAGCGAGACCCGAGCGGACGGCTCGGCAGTACGGGGACAGAGGACGCGAGCGGTACGTTCCGATCGAGGTCGGCCACGCAGGACAGAACGTCTACCTCGCGGCGGAGGCGCTCGGGTACGGGACGGTGAACGTCGGTGCCTTCGACGACGAAGCGGTCGGCGATATCGCCGGTGTCGCGGACGACGAGTACCCGATGGCCGTCTATCCGGTCGGCGTGCCCCGGTGA
- a CDS encoding replication factor C large subunit, protein MVDWTEKYRPTSLSEVRGNDSARDEFEEWARTWAEHRESVVLHGSPGVGKTSAAHALAADMDWDVIELNASDQRTADVIERVAGEAAKSGTLAGGTTGRKLVVLDEADNLHGNVDRGGAGAITRLVKESDQPIVLIANDFYDMSRGLRNATREIEFRDVSKRSILPVLRDICRREGIEYEDSALDALAAKNAGDLRSAINDLQALAEQTAVLTEEDVVTGSRDTTEGIFDFLDAVLKEEDAEGALKLSYDVDETPDDLIHWVEDNVPKDYDGAELARAYRYLTTADRWLGRVRATQEYAYWRYVTDNVAAGVAAARDGTKGGWTRYGPPSYWRKLGRSRGARDTRDYVARAIAETSGVSMSTARREVVPFLGVMTHHCKNRELTVAMTAAYDLDETHVSFVTGSGEDTNKVQSIVEDAEALREEAAVEHSGSAFEGATAAEGADIDIEADGDEVEADTDTGTETEEDEKAQSGLDDFF, encoded by the coding sequence ATGGTTGACTGGACGGAGAAGTACCGTCCGACGTCGTTGTCCGAGGTGCGTGGGAACGACTCGGCCCGGGACGAGTTCGAGGAGTGGGCGCGAACGTGGGCAGAGCACCGCGAATCCGTCGTCCTCCACGGGAGCCCCGGCGTCGGGAAGACCTCCGCGGCCCACGCGCTCGCGGCCGACATGGACTGGGACGTCATCGAGTTGAACGCGAGCGACCAGCGGACCGCCGACGTCATCGAGCGGGTCGCTGGGGAAGCGGCCAAGAGCGGGACGCTCGCCGGTGGGACGACTGGGCGAAAACTCGTCGTCCTCGACGAGGCCGACAACCTCCACGGGAACGTCGATCGGGGCGGTGCCGGGGCCATCACGCGGCTCGTCAAGGAGTCGGACCAGCCCATCGTCCTCATCGCGAACGACTTCTACGACATGAGCCGCGGGTTGCGCAACGCCACCCGCGAGATCGAGTTCCGGGACGTTTCGAAGCGCTCGATCCTCCCGGTCCTGCGAGACATCTGTCGCCGCGAGGGGATCGAGTACGAGGACAGCGCCCTGGACGCGCTCGCGGCCAAGAACGCCGGCGACCTCCGCTCGGCTATCAACGACCTGCAGGCGCTCGCCGAGCAGACGGCGGTGCTGACCGAGGAGGACGTCGTGACCGGCAGCCGGGACACGACCGAGGGCATCTTCGACTTCCTCGATGCGGTCCTCAAGGAGGAGGACGCCGAGGGTGCCCTGAAGCTGTCATACGACGTGGACGAGACGCCCGACGACCTCATCCACTGGGTCGAGGACAACGTCCCGAAAGATTACGACGGGGCGGAACTCGCCCGAGCGTACCGGTACCTGACCACGGCGGATCGCTGGCTCGGGCGGGTCCGAGCCACCCAGGAGTACGCGTACTGGCGGTACGTCACCGACAACGTCGCCGCCGGCGTCGCAGCGGCCCGCGACGGCACGAAGGGCGGGTGGACGCGCTACGGTCCGCCCAGTTACTGGCGAAAGCTCGGGCGGTCACGGGGTGCTCGAGATACCCGGGATTACGTCGCACGCGCCATCGCGGAGACGAGCGGTGTGAGCATGAGCACCGCCCGTCGGGAGGTCGTCCCGTTCCTCGGGGTGATGACCCATCACTGCAAGAACCGCGAGTTGACCGTCGCGATGACGGCGGCCTACGACCTCGACGAGACCCACGTCTCCTTCGTGACCGGGAGCGGAGAGGACACGAACAAAGTCCAGTCGATCGTCGAGGACGCCGAGGCGTTGCGCGAGGAGGCCGCCGTCGAGCACTCCGGGTCGGCGTTCGAAGGCGCGACCGCCGCCGAAGGCGCCGATATCGACATCGAAGCGGATGGAGACGAGGTCGAAGCGGATACCGACACGGGGACAGAGACCGAAGAGGACGAAAAGGCGCAGTCGGGCCTCGACGACTTCTTCTGA
- a CDS encoding helix-turn-helix domain-containing protein, whose product MDTDPRAGLAERIAGEITLSEDPGATLRKWRTDFDVSQTDLAKELGVSSSVISDYESGRRESPGIGLVSRIVYALLDIDERRGGDHIRQYARVLSAGFESDVVLDLREYPTTVALSTVYEAIDATEVVTGDRDRVSGHTIVDSIQAISRLSSDEFYRLYGQSTNRVLGFTSVTRGESPLVALRVVNPKPNAVLLHGIEPGDLWEHAPALAQRDGFSLAVTDQDLDVMLDRLRELP is encoded by the coding sequence ATGGACACGGACCCGCGTGCCGGACTCGCGGAGCGGATCGCGGGGGAGATAACCCTCAGCGAGGACCCCGGAGCCACCCTGCGGAAGTGGCGGACCGACTTCGACGTCTCCCAGACCGACCTCGCGAAGGAACTCGGCGTCTCCTCGTCCGTCATCTCCGACTACGAGAGCGGCCGACGGGAGAGTCCCGGCATCGGTCTCGTCAGTCGCATCGTCTACGCGCTCCTCGATATCGACGAACGCCGAGGGGGCGACCACATCCGGCAGTACGCGCGGGTCCTCTCGGCGGGCTTCGAGAGCGACGTGGTCCTCGACCTCCGGGAGTACCCCACGACGGTCGCGCTGTCGACCGTCTACGAGGCCATCGACGCCACCGAGGTCGTCACCGGGGATCGGGACCGGGTGAGCGGCCACACCATCGTCGACAGCATCCAGGCCATCTCGCGGCTCTCCTCGGACGAGTTCTACCGGCTCTACGGGCAGTCGACCAATCGGGTCCTCGGTTTCACGAGTGTCACGCGGGGCGAATCGCCACTCGTCGCTCTCCGGGTCGTCAATCCCAAGCCGAATGCGGTGTTGCTCCACGGCATCGAGCCGGGCGACCTCTGGGAACACGCCCCGGCGCTCGCCCAGCGCGACGGCTTCTCGCTCGCGGTCACCGACCAGGACCTCGACGTGATGCTCGACCGATTACGCGAACTGCCGTAG
- a CDS encoding ribonuclease H, whose product MAAMGRPTLRDRFDDAPTPHIAHPPHTHHRDFYVATDGSFSRDGGGLGVIIEAADGERVARLAVADEPPDNNVAEYRALHLGLDTLAARAPADASVGVLVDHDDLAANVNAAVLAARGPDFRPLTDFSHPPGIDHHWRGIRARIVGFDAVRAATVAGRDNPAHPLANAPDEYAHVNREPARCRVPGTRGDRLTGQVPPPSRADRHAGD is encoded by the coding sequence ATGGCCGCTATGGGCCGGCCCACGTTGCGGGATCGCTTCGATGATGCACCCACCCCGCACATCGCTCATCCGCCACACACGCACCATCGCGACTTCTACGTCGCGACGGACGGGTCCTTTTCGCGTGACGGCGGCGGGCTGGGCGTGATCATCGAAGCAGCGGACGGCGAACGCGTCGCTCGCCTCGCCGTGGCCGACGAGCCCCCCGATAACAACGTCGCGGAGTATCGGGCACTGCACCTCGGCCTCGATACACTCGCCGCTCGGGCGCCGGCGGATGCCTCGGTGGGTGTTCTGGTCGACCACGACGACCTGGCGGCGAACGTGAACGCCGCGGTGCTCGCCGCCCGAGGCCCCGACTTCAGACCGCTCACCGACTTCTCGCACCCGCCCGGGATCGACCATCACTGGCGGGGCATCAGGGCCCGTATCGTTGGCTTCGACGCCGTCAGAGCGGCGACGGTGGCCGGGCGGGACAATCCGGCCCATCCGCTGGCGAACGCACCCGACGAGTACGCCCACGTCAACCGCGAACCGGCCCGCTGTCGGGTCCCAGGGACCCGGGGTGACCGACTGACCGGTCAGGTCCCCCCACCGTCTCGTGCTGACAGGCACGCCGGGGACTGA
- a CDS encoding GNAT family N-acetyltransferase, with protein MAREYEPSDSEDLWRLKQAFERGLGAGTGGSEKATLYEEKLDEEYRATYLEWVGRCMTDDRRSIQVVERDEEIVGYVFVLPESLAYIWDAAVLNEIYVEPDHRGTGVADELMEAALAYARDLDLPLERIVLDVDGKNDRAQAFYERWGFEHWGEMVARDL; from the coding sequence ATGGCCAGAGAGTATGAACCGTCCGATTCCGAGGACCTGTGGCGACTCAAGCAGGCGTTCGAGCGCGGACTCGGTGCGGGAACGGGTGGGTCGGAGAAGGCGACCCTCTACGAGGAGAAACTCGACGAGGAGTACCGGGCCACGTACCTCGAATGGGTCGGTCGGTGCATGACCGACGACCGACGGTCTATTCAGGTCGTCGAACGGGACGAGGAAATCGTCGGCTACGTGTTCGTCTTGCCCGAATCGCTCGCGTACATCTGGGACGCCGCGGTGCTGAACGAAATCTACGTCGAACCGGACCATCGTGGGACCGGCGTCGCCGACGAACTGATGGAGGCAGCACTCGCCTACGCCCGGGACCTCGACCTCCCGCTCGAGCGGATCGTCCTCGACGTCGACGGGAAAAACGATCGGGCACAGGCGTTCTACGAGCGCTGGGGGTTCGAACACTGGGGCGAGATGGTCGCCCGCGACCTCTGA
- a CDS encoding HPP family protein yields the protein MDARDVMTHDVETVQSDEEVSDVLTKLARRTFTGFPVVDDDGRLVGIVTQRDLVDIFQPSERTLWIPVGFPPFLEPVEYAVDISWNDLDVNLDLLRNASKPVSEVMTEDVVTVAPDDDIESVLEVLADQELDINRVPVVVDGYVEGIITRQDVLRALYEERLDR from the coding sequence ATGGACGCACGCGACGTGATGACCCATGATGTCGAGACCGTCCAGTCCGACGAAGAGGTGAGCGACGTCCTCACCAAACTCGCCCGCCGGACGTTCACCGGCTTCCCGGTCGTCGACGACGACGGACGTCTGGTCGGCATCGTGACACAGCGCGACCTCGTCGACATCTTCCAGCCGAGCGAGCGAACGCTCTGGATCCCCGTCGGCTTCCCGCCGTTCCTCGAACCGGTCGAATACGCCGTCGACATTTCCTGGAACGACCTGGACGTCAACCTCGACCTGTTACGGAACGCGAGCAAGCCGGTCAGCGAGGTGATGACCGAGGACGTGGTGACGGTGGCGCCGGACGATGACATCGAATCGGTGCTCGAAGTGCTCGCGGACCAGGAGCTCGATATCAACCGCGTCCCGGTCGTCGTCGACGGGTACGTGGAAGGCATCATCACCCGACAGGACGTCCTCCGGGCGCTCTACGAGGAACGACTGGATCGGTAG